From the genome of Geobacter sp. SVR, one region includes:
- the rpoC gene encoding DNA-directed RNA polymerase subunit beta', whose protein sequence is MEDYFSFFDKPKDPLHFSAIRISVSSPEKIRERSHGEVKKPETINYRTFKPERDGLFCAKIFGPTKDYECNCGKYKRMKHRGIVCEKCGVEVIPSKVRRERLGHIDLATPVAHIWFLKSLPSRIGNLLDITLKDLEKVLYFEAFVISDPKNTPMQFCEVMSEEKFLKAQQEYGSDAFEGGMGAEAIRNCLKSLNLDELAIQLRTDMMESTSEAKRKKNAKRLKVVEAFKTSGNRPEWMILECIPVLPPELRPLVPLDGGRFATSDLNDLYRRVINRNNRLKRLVELQAPEVIIRNEKRMLQEAVDALFDNGRRGRAIAGPNKRPLKSLSDMLKGKSGRFRQNLLGKRVDYSGRSVIVVGPELKLHQCGLPKKMALELFKPFIYNKLEERGLVTTIKSAKKMVEKERPEVWDVLEEVIKEHPVMLNRAPTLHRLGIQAFEPVLIEGKAIQLHPLVCTAFNADFDGDQMAVHLPLSIESQVEARVLMMSTNNILSPAHGKPIIVPSQDMVLGAYYMTRDRLYEPVIDEKTGKPFINESGMPMYRKVKGTGKVFAGPDEVRIAFDAGEVDMQATVKVRMKNLTSDEKPQLVDTTVGRVLLREILPDSVPFSAVNRVMNKKELSNLVDTCYRMADNKETVILADKLKDIGFRYANLAGISICLDDMVIPEGKTAIITKAEDEVKEIQNQYTEGLITDGERYNKVIDIWAKATEDIAKEMLDNLSKESFFVDGVGDLQESSFNAIHMMADSGARGSAQQIRQLAGMRGLMAKPSGEIIETPITANFREGLTVLQYFISTHGARKGLADTALKTANSGYLTRRLVDVAQDAIITEEDCGTLDGLVVSSLTEGGEIIEHIGDRILGRVALDDILDPITGDVLVAANEDIDESLVKRIEDAGLEKVKIRSVLTCQSRRGICSKCYGRDLARGHSVNMGEAVGVIAAQSIGEPGTQLTMRTFHIGGTASRHAEQTSLEARTDGILKFINLNTVVNAEGHHIVMNRNGEISIADETGREREKYMVVYGAKIKIAPGGKVTQGSILAEWDPYTMPILTEFAGKVKFGDIIEGVTMEEQLDEVTGLSRKVIIESKDSDKRPRIAMKALGGDSGDSATGTIGRYFLPVGANITVQDDTVISAGDIIAKIPRETTKTKDITGGLPRVAELFEARKPKDFAVISEIDGRVSFGKDAKGKRKVIVTPELGEPKEYLIPKGKHISVHEGDHVRAGEPLMDGSSNPHDILRVLGVKELAKYLVDEVQEVYRLQGVKINDKHIEVIVRQMLRRVRIKDVGDTSLLVDDQVERWVFETENQKVLNEGKRPAIAEPLLLGITKASLSTESFISAASFQETTKVLTQAAIEGKVDYLRGLKENVIMGRLIPAGTGLSRYRSLRMVAETADQEQLESSLEKEPQDIQEAA, encoded by the coding sequence GTGGAAGATTACTTCAGCTTTTTTGATAAACCCAAGGATCCGCTCCATTTTTCAGCAATCAGAATATCGGTGTCTTCCCCGGAAAAGATCCGTGAACGTTCTCACGGTGAGGTGAAGAAACCGGAAACCATCAATTATCGTACCTTCAAACCGGAACGGGACGGCCTTTTCTGTGCCAAGATCTTCGGTCCGACCAAGGACTACGAATGTAACTGCGGCAAATACAAACGCATGAAACACCGCGGCATCGTCTGCGAGAAATGCGGCGTCGAGGTAATTCCCTCCAAAGTGCGCCGCGAACGACTGGGGCACATCGATCTGGCCACGCCGGTCGCACATATCTGGTTCCTCAAGTCTCTGCCCTCACGCATCGGCAACCTTTTGGACATCACGCTGAAGGATCTGGAAAAGGTTTTGTATTTCGAGGCCTTTGTCATCAGCGATCCAAAAAACACTCCGATGCAGTTCTGTGAGGTCATGTCCGAGGAGAAGTTCCTGAAGGCCCAGCAGGAATACGGTTCCGACGCGTTCGAGGGGGGCATGGGCGCGGAAGCTATCAGGAACTGTCTCAAATCGCTCAACCTGGATGAACTGGCGATTCAGCTCCGGACCGATATGATGGAGTCCACCAGCGAGGCAAAGCGTAAGAAGAACGCCAAACGTCTCAAGGTGGTTGAGGCTTTCAAAACCTCCGGTAATCGGCCGGAATGGATGATCTTGGAGTGCATCCCGGTGCTGCCTCCCGAGTTGCGCCCGCTGGTGCCGCTGGATGGCGGCCGTTTCGCCACCTCCGATCTGAACGATCTTTACCGCCGGGTCATCAACCGTAACAACCGCTTGAAACGCCTGGTCGAACTGCAGGCCCCCGAAGTCATCATCCGCAACGAGAAACGCATGCTGCAGGAGGCGGTTGACGCCCTTTTCGACAACGGTCGCCGTGGCCGGGCAATTGCCGGCCCCAACAAGCGCCCGCTCAAATCCCTGTCCGACATGCTGAAAGGGAAGTCGGGCCGCTTCCGTCAGAACCTGCTGGGCAAGCGCGTCGACTACTCCGGCCGTTCGGTTATCGTCGTTGGACCCGAATTGAAACTGCACCAGTGCGGTCTTCCTAAGAAGATGGCCCTGGAGCTGTTCAAGCCGTTCATTTACAACAAGTTGGAAGAACGGGGCTTGGTAACCACCATCAAGAGTGCCAAAAAGATGGTTGAAAAGGAACGGCCCGAGGTGTGGGACGTCCTGGAAGAGGTGATCAAGGAACATCCGGTTATGCTCAACCGTGCTCCTACGCTGCACCGCCTCGGTATCCAGGCTTTCGAACCGGTTCTGATCGAGGGCAAGGCGATTCAGCTGCATCCGCTGGTCTGTACCGCCTTCAATGCCGACTTCGACGGCGACCAGATGGCCGTGCATCTGCCCCTTTCCATCGAGAGCCAGGTCGAGGCCCGTGTTCTCATGATGTCCACCAATAACATTCTCTCTCCGGCACACGGCAAACCGATCATCGTTCCGTCCCAGGATATGGTTCTGGGCGCTTACTACATGACTCGGGACAGGCTGTACGAGCCGGTGATCGACGAGAAGACCGGTAAGCCCTTTATCAACGAGAGCGGCATGCCGATGTACCGTAAGGTCAAGGGCACCGGTAAGGTCTTTGCCGGTCCGGATGAAGTCCGGATTGCTTTTGATGCCGGTGAAGTCGACATGCAGGCCACTGTCAAGGTTCGCATGAAGAACCTGACTTCCGACGAAAAGCCGCAGTTGGTGGATACTACCGTCGGAAGGGTCCTGCTGCGCGAAATTCTTCCCGATTCCGTACCCTTCAGTGCGGTTAACAGGGTCATGAACAAGAAGGAGTTGTCGAATCTGGTCGATACCTGCTACCGCATGGCCGATAACAAGGAAACGGTCATTCTCGCCGACAAGCTCAAGGATATCGGTTTCCGTTACGCCAATCTGGCCGGTATTTCGATCTGTCTCGACGACATGGTCATTCCGGAAGGAAAAACGGCCATCATTACCAAGGCCGAGGACGAGGTCAAGGAAATTCAGAACCAGTACACCGAAGGTCTTATTACCGACGGCGAGCGTTACAACAAGGTAATCGACATCTGGGCCAAAGCAACGGAAGATATTGCCAAGGAAATGCTCGACAACCTCTCCAAGGAAAGCTTCTTCGTGGATGGGGTAGGGGATCTGCAGGAGTCTTCCTTTAATGCCATCCATATGATGGCCGACTCCGGTGCCCGTGGTTCCGCACAGCAGATCCGTCAGCTGGCAGGGATGAGGGGGCTGATGGCCAAACCGTCCGGCGAAATCATTGAGACACCGATTACCGCCAACTTCCGCGAAGGACTGACGGTACTCCAGTACTTCATCTCCACCCACGGTGCCCGTAAGGGTCTGGCCGATACGGCTCTCAAGACTGCCAACTCCGGTTACCTGACGCGCCGTCTGGTCGATGTCGCCCAGGATGCAATCATTACCGAAGAGGATTGCGGTACCCTGGACGGGCTGGTCGTCTCCTCCCTTACCGAAGGTGGCGAGATCATCGAGCATATCGGGGACAGGATTCTGGGACGTGTCGCGCTCGACGATATTCTTGATCCGATCACCGGCGATGTGCTGGTGGCTGCCAACGAGGATATCGATGAAAGCCTGGTCAAGAGAATCGAGGATGCCGGTCTTGAAAAGGTCAAGATCCGTTCGGTGCTCACCTGCCAGAGCCGCCGGGGCATCTGTTCCAAGTGCTACGGCCGCGACCTGGCACGCGGACACAGCGTCAACATGGGTGAAGCTGTCGGTGTCATCGCAGCGCAGTCCATCGGCGAGCCGGGTACGCAGCTGACGATGCGTACCTTCCATATCGGTGGTACCGCTTCCCGGCACGCTGAGCAGACTTCGCTCGAAGCGCGTACGGACGGTATCCTCAAATTCATCAACCTGAACACCGTTGTGAATGCTGAGGGACACCACATCGTCATGAACCGCAATGGAGAAATTTCCATTGCCGATGAAACCGGCCGTGAGCGTGAAAAATACATGGTCGTGTACGGTGCCAAAATCAAGATCGCTCCCGGCGGCAAAGTCACCCAAGGTTCGATCCTGGCCGAGTGGGACCCCTACACCATGCCGATCCTCACCGAGTTTGCCGGAAAGGTCAAATTCGGCGACATCATCGAGGGTGTGACCATGGAGGAGCAGTTGGACGAGGTAACCGGCCTCTCACGCAAGGTTATCATCGAATCCAAGGATAGCGACAAACGTCCTCGTATCGCCATGAAGGCACTTGGCGGCGATTCGGGAGACAGCGCAACAGGCACAATCGGGCGTTATTTCCTGCCGGTAGGTGCCAATATTACCGTTCAGGACGATACCGTCATCAGTGCAGGCGATATCATCGCAAAGATTCCTCGCGAAACTACCAAGACAAAGGACATCACCGGTGGTCTGCCGCGTGTTGCCGAGCTGTTCGAGGCGCGCAAACCCAAAGACTTCGCGGTCATTTCCGAAATCGATGGCCGGGTCTCCTTCGGCAAGGATGCCAAGGGCAAACGCAAAGTGATCGTAACCCCCGAGCTGGGCGAGCCGAAAGAGTACCTGATCCCCAAAGGAAAGCATATCAGCGTCCATGAAGGCGATCATGTACGTGCAGGAGAGCCTCTCATGGATGGTTCCTCCAACCCCCATGACATACTGCGGGTATTGGGGGTCAAGGAACTGGCCAAGTATCTCGTGGACGAAGTTCAGGAGGTATACCGCCTCCAGGGCGTCAAGATCAATGACAAGCACATCGAGGTCATTGTCCGCCAGATGCTGCGTCGCGTACGCATTAAAGACGTAGGCGATACGAGCTTGCTGGTGGATGATCAGGTGGAGCGTTGGGTGTTTGAGACTGAGAACCAGAAAGTGCTGAACGAAGGAAAGCGTCCGGCCATTGCTGAACCTCTTTTGCTCGGCATCACCAAAGCTTCTCTTTCAACCGAGTCGTTCATTTCAGCCGCTTCCTTCCAGGAAACCACCAAAGTGCTGACTCAGGCTGCCATTGAAGGCAAGGTAGACTACCTGAGAGGGTTGAAGGAAAACGTCATCATGGGCCGGTTGATACCTGCCGGCACCGGTTTGTCGCGTTATCGCAGTCTCAGGATGGTTGCTGAAACTGCTGATCAGGAGCAGCTTGAAAGCTCTCTGGAAAAAGAGCCTCAAGACATTCAGGAAGCCGCTTGA
- the rpsL gene encoding 30S ribosomal protein S12, with amino-acid sequence MPTINQLIRMGRENKRDKSTAPALKCCPQKRGVCTRVYTTTPKKPNSALRKVARVRLTNGIEVTSYIPGVGHNLQEHSVVLIRGGRVKDLPGVRYHIVRGTLDSVGVKGRMKSRSKYGAKRPK; translated from the coding sequence ATGCCAACGATTAACCAACTGATTCGTATGGGCAGAGAGAATAAAAGGGACAAGTCGACAGCCCCTGCTCTGAAGTGTTGTCCGCAAAAGCGCGGCGTTTGCACGAGGGTCTATACTACTACCCCTAAAAAGCCGAACTCCGCTCTGCGTAAGGTTGCCAGGGTGAGGCTGACTAACGGGATTGAGGTTACCTCTTATATTCCGGGGGTTGGTCATAATCTGCAGGAACACTCCGTTGTTCTGATTCGCGGCGGCAGGGTCAAGGACCTTCCTGGTGTCCGCTATCATATCGTACGCGGCACGCTGGACTCGGTTGGTGTCAAGGGGCGCATGAAAAGTCGCTCCAAGTACGGCGCTAAGCGGCCGAAATAA
- the rpsG gene encoding 30S ribosomal protein S7, which produces MPRRREVPKRVILPDPKFHDKTVAKLINIMMLGGKKSIAESILYGALDVVAQKANEDAVKVLKKSLDNIKPMLEVKSRRVGGSTYQVPIEVRPDRRVSLAMRWLIKYSTARSEKTMKDKIAGEILDAYNNRGAAVKKREDVHKMAEANRAFAHYRW; this is translated from the coding sequence ATGCCAAGAAGAAGAGAAGTTCCCAAAAGGGTCATTCTGCCTGATCCGAAGTTTCACGACAAGACGGTTGCCAAGCTGATCAATATCATGATGCTTGGTGGCAAGAAGAGTATAGCCGAATCGATTCTTTATGGTGCCTTGGATGTTGTGGCTCAAAAGGCAAATGAAGATGCTGTCAAGGTTCTTAAGAAGAGTCTTGATAATATAAAGCCGATGCTCGAGGTGAAGTCGCGCCGTGTTGGTGGCTCTACCTATCAGGTGCCAATCGAAGTTCGGCCCGATCGCCGTGTTTCGTTGGCGATGCGTTGGTTGATCAAGTATTCTACCGCCCGCAGCGAAAAGACGATGAAAGACAAAATTGCTGGCGAAATTCTTGATGCCTACAACAATCGCGGCGCCGCTGTCAAGAAGCGCGAGGATGTACACAAGATGGCCGAAGCCAACCGCGCCTTCGCCCATTATCGCTGGTAA
- the rpoB gene encoding DNA-directed RNA polymerase subunit beta, whose translation MAYSIANNHLLRKNFAKIKNIIDIPNLIDIQKNSYRRFLQQEVTPEQRSNIGLEAVFRSVFPIKDFSESASLEYVSYSLSKPKYDVEECHQRGMTFAAPMKVKVRLVIWDSGKDTGVRAIKDIKEQEVYFGEIPLMTDNGTFIINGTERVIVSQLHRSPGVFYDHDKGKTHSSGKVLYSARVIPYRGSWLDFEFDHKDILYVRIDRRRKMPATVLLKALGYSVEQLLNYYYKSEEIFIQGDSLSKSIDPELLTLQKAAIDVCDPKTGEVIVKANRKFTKASIKKMLEHGIAGVPVTTDGIIGRYASADVVDPATGEVLLECNEEITADKLEEIKTRSVSSFKLLFIDNLHVTSSFRDTLLVDKIGTTDEALIEIYRRLRPGDPPTLKSSLALFENLFFNPERYDLSAVGRLKLNFKLGLKVWPDCTVLNAPCMFSTDDVTSFEELVKLLADKNGTFAQYLGTKLPGDFYKTLQKQEPGQPVPDKLKEQLLHELNNVVKDADFMPKDVAAGLRISEETIKLTEYIEAGGFDENRRVIEILRRNRMIFEDLFAPVIQKSPKNDILEIVRYLIELKNGRGTIDDIDHLGNRRVRAVGELLENQYRIGLVRMERAIKERMSLQEVENLMPHDLINSKPVSAVVKEFFGSSQLSQFMDQTNPLSEVTHKRRLSALGPGGLTRERAGFEVRDVHPTHYGRVCPIETPEGPNIGLIASLSTYARINEHGFVETPYRIVQDGKLTNEVRFFSALEEEGHAIAQANAEVDKNGRFVNDYVSARKSGEFILVHRDEIELMDVAPKQLVSVAAALIPFLENDDANRALMGSNMQRQAVPLLRADSPLVGTGMERIVAKDSGVSVIARHKGVVESVDASRIVVKIDEGEHDETGTGVDIYNLIKFARSNQNTCINNKPVVKVGDAVKRGDVIADGPSTEMGELALGQNIVVAFMPWGGYNFEDSILVSEKLVKDDRYTSIHIEEFECVARDTKLGKEEITSDIPNLGEEALKDLDESGIIRIGAEVKPGDILVGKITPKGETQLSPEEKLLRAIFGEKAGDVRDTSLTVPPGVEGTVIGAKVFSRKGADKDTRTELIEKAEEEKLRKDEQDEIRIIRDSAVGKLMRLLVGKTLAVKLEKADGTLILPKGKKITEETLKSLPMADWSSISVSDDGDTDEKVSLVLDTLNRQIDLIHSVFEDKIQKLRRGDDLPPGVIKMVKVYIAIKRKLQVGDKMAGRHGNKGVVSRILPEEDMPYMEDGRPVEIVLNPLGVPSRMNVGQILETHLGWAAKGIGWRIEEMLQKHTSEESLKKYLKDVYGDKETGSFIDGLDRDEMLNVCRRLQRGVPMASPVFEGASEDKIKGMLEKAGFHSSGQVTLFDGRSGDPFKHKVTVGVMYVLKLHHLVDDKIHARSIGPYSLVTQQPLGGKAQFGGQRLGEMEVWAMEAYGASYALQEFLTVKSDDVSGRTRMYEAIVKGKHTLEPGLPESFNVLIKELQSLCLDIELLEGEEE comes from the coding sequence CGAAATACCGCTGATGACCGACAACGGTACTTTCATTATCAATGGTACCGAGCGTGTTATCGTCAGCCAGCTGCACCGCTCTCCAGGCGTATTCTACGATCATGACAAAGGCAAAACCCACTCGAGCGGGAAAGTACTCTACTCCGCCAGGGTGATTCCATACCGCGGGTCATGGCTCGATTTCGAGTTCGACCACAAGGACATACTGTACGTACGCATCGACCGGCGCCGCAAAATGCCTGCTACGGTGCTGTTGAAGGCGCTCGGTTATTCCGTCGAGCAACTCCTCAACTACTATTACAAAAGTGAAGAAATCTTTATTCAGGGAGACTCGCTCTCCAAAAGCATAGACCCGGAACTGCTCACGCTTCAGAAAGCAGCCATAGACGTATGCGATCCCAAGACCGGTGAAGTGATCGTAAAGGCCAACCGGAAATTTACCAAAGCTTCGATCAAGAAAATGCTCGAGCATGGCATCGCGGGCGTCCCGGTCACCACTGACGGCATTATCGGCCGCTACGCATCGGCCGATGTCGTTGATCCGGCAACCGGCGAAGTTTTGCTTGAGTGCAACGAGGAAATTACCGCGGACAAGCTGGAGGAGATCAAGACCCGCAGCGTCTCCAGCTTCAAGCTGCTTTTCATAGACAATCTTCATGTCACCTCATCATTCCGTGACACGCTGCTGGTTGACAAAATCGGAACCACCGACGAAGCGCTCATCGAGATCTACCGGCGTCTGCGCCCCGGCGATCCGCCGACGCTCAAGAGTTCGCTGGCTTTGTTTGAAAACCTGTTCTTCAATCCGGAGCGGTATGACCTCTCTGCTGTCGGCCGCCTGAAGCTGAACTTTAAACTGGGGCTCAAAGTATGGCCCGATTGTACCGTACTCAACGCTCCGTGCATGTTCAGCACCGACGACGTCACCAGTTTCGAGGAATTGGTGAAGCTGCTCGCCGACAAGAACGGCACGTTCGCGCAATATCTGGGCACCAAGTTGCCCGGTGATTTCTATAAGACCCTGCAGAAACAGGAGCCGGGACAGCCGGTGCCGGACAAGCTCAAAGAGCAACTGCTGCATGAGCTCAACAACGTGGTGAAGGATGCTGATTTCATGCCCAAGGATGTTGCCGCCGGCTTGAGGATCAGCGAGGAAACCATCAAATTGACGGAATATATCGAAGCCGGTGGCTTCGATGAGAATCGCCGTGTCATCGAGATTCTCCGCCGCAACCGCATGATCTTTGAAGACCTGTTCGCGCCGGTTATTCAGAAGAGCCCGAAAAACGACATTCTTGAAATCGTCAGGTATCTGATCGAATTGAAAAACGGTCGTGGCACCATTGACGATATCGATCATCTGGGAAATCGTCGTGTCCGCGCAGTCGGTGAACTGCTCGAAAACCAGTACCGGATCGGGTTGGTCCGCATGGAGCGGGCCATTAAAGAGCGCATGAGCCTCCAGGAAGTGGAGAATCTGATGCCTCACGACCTGATCAACTCCAAGCCTGTCTCGGCAGTGGTCAAGGAGTTCTTCGGTTCGTCCCAGCTGTCGCAGTTCATGGACCAGACCAATCCGCTGTCGGAAGTTACCCACAAGCGGCGCCTTTCGGCTCTCGGACCTGGCGGTCTGACCCGTGAAAGGGCCGGTTTCGAGGTCCGCGACGTCCATCCGACGCATTATGGCCGTGTGTGTCCAATTGAGACACCTGAAGGCCCGAACATCGGTCTGATAGCTTCGCTCTCGACCTATGCCCGCATCAACGAGCACGGCTTCGTGGAAACTCCGTACCGGATAGTCCAGGACGGCAAACTTACCAATGAGGTGCGCTTCTTCTCGGCTCTGGAGGAAGAGGGGCATGCCATTGCCCAGGCCAATGCCGAGGTCGACAAAAACGGCCGCTTTGTGAACGACTACGTTTCCGCCCGTAAGAGCGGCGAGTTCATTCTGGTCCACCGCGACGAGATCGAGCTGATGGACGTGGCGCCGAAGCAGCTGGTTTCCGTAGCAGCCGCTCTGATTCCCTTCCTGGAAAACGACGACGCCAACCGCGCCCTGATGGGGTCCAACATGCAGCGTCAGGCCGTACCGCTGCTGCGTGCCGACTCCCCTCTGGTTGGTACCGGCATGGAGCGCATCGTGGCAAAGGATTCCGGTGTTTCTGTCATCGCCCGGCACAAAGGGGTGGTGGAATCGGTCGATGCATCCCGCATCGTCGTCAAGATCGACGAAGGGGAGCATGACGAAACCGGCACCGGCGTGGACATCTACAATCTGATCAAGTTCGCCCGCTCCAACCAGAATACCTGCATCAACAACAAACCGGTGGTAAAGGTCGGAGATGCGGTCAAGCGCGGTGATGTGATCGCCGACGGCCCTTCCACGGAGATGGGTGAACTGGCCCTAGGCCAGAACATCGTGGTGGCCTTCATGCCGTGGGGCGGCTACAACTTCGAGGACTCGATCCTTGTTTCCGAGAAGCTGGTCAAGGATGATCGCTATACCTCGATCCACATCGAGGAGTTCGAATGTGTTGCCCGGGATACCAAGCTCGGCAAGGAAGAAATTACCTCGGATATTCCCAACCTGGGTGAAGAGGCTCTCAAGGATCTGGATGAATCCGGGATCATCCGCATCGGCGCCGAAGTCAAGCCGGGCGATATCCTGGTCGGAAAGATCACTCCCAAGGGTGAGACCCAGCTCTCTCCTGAAGAGAAACTGTTGCGGGCCATATTCGGCGAAAAGGCCGGCGATGTCCGTGATACCTCTCTTACTGTTCCTCCGGGTGTCGAGGGTACGGTTATCGGGGCCAAGGTCTTTTCCCGCAAAGGCGCTGATAAGGACACCCGTACCGAACTGATCGAAAAGGCCGAAGAAGAGAAGCTTCGCAAGGATGAGCAGGACGAGATCCGCATCATCAGGGATTCGGCCGTTGGCAAGCTGATGCGGTTGCTGGTCGGCAAGACTCTGGCGGTCAAGCTGGAGAAGGCCGATGGCACCCTGATTCTGCCGAAAGGCAAAAAGATCACGGAAGAAACCCTCAAATCCCTGCCAATGGCTGACTGGAGCAGCATCTCGGTCAGCGACGACGGTGATACCGATGAGAAGGTCAGCCTGGTTCTTGACACCCTCAACCGGCAGATTGATCTGATCCACAGCGTTTTCGAGGACAAGATTCAGAAGCTCCGGCGTGGCGACGACCTCCCCCCGGGCGTGATCAAGATGGTCAAGGTCTACATCGCCATCAAGCGCAAGCTGCAGGTCGGAGACAAGATGGCCGGGCGCCACGGCAACAAGGGTGTTGTGTCCCGCATTCTTCCCGAGGAGGATATGCCCTACATGGAGGACGGCCGGCCGGTGGAGATCGTTCTCAACCCTCTGGGCGTGCCTTCGCGTATGAACGTGGGACAGATCCTCGAAACCCATCTCGGATGGGCAGCCAAGGGAATTGGCTGGAGGATCGAGGAGATGCTTCAGAAACATACCTCCGAAGAAAGCCTGAAAAAGTATCTGAAGGATGTCTACGGCGACAAGGAAACCGGTTCCTTTATCGATGGCCTTGATCGCGACGAGATGCTTAACGTCTGCCGGCGTCTGCAGCGTGGGGTTCCCATGGCATCCCCGGTATTCGAAGGGGCTTCCGAAGACAAGATCAAAGGCATGCTTGAGAAAGCAGGCTTCCACTCTTCCGGTCAGGTAACCCTGTTCGACGGGCGCAGTGGTGATCCCTTCAAGCATAAGGTCACGGTCGGGGTGATGTACGTTCTCAAGCTGCACCACTTGGTCGATGACAAGATCCATGCCCGTTCAATCGGGCCTTACAGCCTGGTCACCCAGCAGCCGTTGGGCGGCAAGGCCCAGTTCGGCGGACAGAGGCTGGGCGAGATGGAGGTCTGGGCGATGGAAGCCTACGGCGCCTCCTATGCCCTGCAGGAGTTCCTCACCGTAAAATCGGACGATGTCTCCGGTCGCACAAGGATGTATGAAGCCATAGTCAAAGGCAAGCATACCCTCGAGCCGGGTCTGCCCGAATCTTTCAACGTTCTTATCAAGGAACTGCAGTCGCTGTGTCTTGATATCGAACTTCTGGAAGGCGAAGAGGAATAG